CGACGCGCTGCCGGAGCACGGTGCGTCCCGCGAGCACGACACCACCGCAGACTGGCAGCACGCGGCCGTACGGCACGGCCTGCTGCCACCGGTCGATGTCGACGCCGCACTCCGGGAGCTGCGCGCCGGCGCCCCTGGCCCGCTCGGACTGCTGCACCGCGACCTGCACGACAAGCAACTGGTGCGCCGCCCGGACGGCGGCATCGGCCTGGTCGACCTGGACACCCTCGCCGTCGGCGAGTGCGCCCTGGACCTCGCCAACCTGCTGACCCACCTGGAGCTACGGGTCGCCGCCGGCCGTCTCGCCGGGGCCACCGCGGCCGCCGCCCGCGCCGGCTTCCTGACCGGCTACCGCCCGGACACCGCCACCCTGACCCGCATCCCCGCCTACACACCTACGACTACGAGCGGTCTACGCCTTCCGCCCCCGCCTCACCTGACGCCGGCTCACTTGAGCCCGACGGTCACCGCTGCGGTCTCTGCGCCGGCTACCTCGGCCGTCACCGATACCGAGCCCGAGACGGCGTAGACGCTGCCGTGCAGTCGGTACGGCACGTCCTTCGGGGACAGCCGCAGCGCGTCGCTGCCGCGGCCGGTCGCCGCGTCGACCACCCGGACGAGCAGCGGGTAGCCGCCGGGCGTGGGTTCCCCGCTGCCGAGCACCACGATCGACCGGCCGGCCGGCTCGACCGACTCGGCGAGGCCGCGGCGGTCGAGCGTGGGTAGGTCCTGGTGGTCGTTGAGCGCCCTCGGGAAGCGCTCCTCGCGCCGCCACTGCTCGGTGCCGTCGGACGCGGCGAAGCTCGTCAGCCGCACCTCCTCGCCACCGCCCTTGACGGGGGCCGTACCGGCCACCACGAAGCCACCGGCCCTGCTGTACTCCGCCGTGTACGAGTAGGTACCGCCAGGCGGGTGCTCGCCGACCATGTACCTGTAGTGCTGCCAACGCACCCGCCCGGTCTTCGCATCGAGCGCAGCCACCAGCTGACGCGAGTGCTCCGCCGTGTGCGGCGCGCTGACGAACAGCGTGCCGTCGTGGTAGACGAGGCCGTTGTCGGCTGGCACGTGCCGTTTGTCGGTCCAGCGCCAGCGCGGCTCGCCGGTCTCCAGGTCCAGCCGGACCAGCGCGCCGACCCATCCCCAGCCGGGCGACGCCACCTGTCCGGACACGCGGCCGCAGCTCACCACCACGCCGTCGCCGGCCGCGACCAGGCCGGTCAACGCGCAGCCCTGGTGACCGCGATACCGCCAGGCCCGTGCGCCGTCGAACCGGTACCCGGTCACCTCGGCGAGGAACCGCCCGGTGGGCTGACCAGTGACGACCATGTCGTCGCGTACGGCGAGCGGCGTGTCACCGGCCGCGGCGAACCGGGTGAGCAGCTCGCCGCGACGGCTGTCGAAGACGAAGATCTGCGAGTTCGACGCCCCGCCGGCCGCGAACCTACGTACGGAGCTCTCGTTGGTCGCCGCGACCGCCACCAACCGGCCGTCCGGCGACGCGACCGGGCGCCCGAAGAACGACATCCCCCAGCGCGAGTAGCGCCACCGCGGCTTGCCCGTGCTCGGGTCGACGGCGACGATCCCCGGGCCGAGCTGACCGACGAGCCCACCGGCGGACGCCGTCCACTGGCCGATGTCCTGCTGCCAGCGCGCGCCACCGCGGAACGTGGTCGGCCGCTGCGGCCCGAGCGGCTCCGCCGCGACCGACTGCGCCGTGTTCGCCTGGTCGGTCCACTCGTCGGCCACCTGCACACCCACCAGGGTGGTCGCGACCAGGACGAGCACCACCGCCACCGCAGTGACCGCGGTCGGCAGCGCGACCAGCGGTCCGTCGACGTCCCTTACGAGCATCAGTCCGACCAGGTAGAGCAGCCCGGCCAGCACGCCGACGACACAGCCGGCGATGGTCAGTGGGAGCTTCGGGCCCACGCCGAGGCCGATGACCGGTGTCGGGATGGTGCGCTGGGCGAACAACATGCTGAGGCCGGAGACGGCGACGAGGGCGCTGCCGACGCCCACCCGCGCACCCCACGGCACGATCCGGTGCTGTGCACCGGCGAGCAGACAGCCGAACACCGCGACGATCACCCACAGCGGCGTCACCCAGCCGCCCGGCACCGGCGCCTCGTCCCGGGTTCCCAGCACTGCCGGGCTGAGGCTCGCGTACGCCAGCACCACCGCACCCGTGAACGCCGCGACCACGCCGGCGCCCAACAGCACCATGGCGACACTGCGACGCACCGGAAGCGGCATGGCAACGGGTGTGTCTGTCACGCGCTGAGGCTAACCACCCGATACCGGACGCCAGGCGCGGGGATCACCCTCGCGACCCCGGTCAACGACGCCAGCCGGCGGTGGCCAGCTCGCCGCCGTACGCGTCGCGGTCACCGGCCGGCTCCCACCGGCGCGGCGCACGACCTTCAGGGACCACCCAGGGTGCGATGGCGAGCACGCCCGCCATGACCGCGGCGCACGTGCCGGTGATCGCGGCCGCGCCGCCCGCGTAGCCGGCGAACAGACCGAGCCGGTGCATCTGGTCCGGTGGCGTCTGCGCGGTGGCCAGCAGGGTGAGGACGCCGATGGCGAGCAGCACCACGGCGGCGAACCCCAGCAGCGGCAAGGCACGCGACCGCCGCGGGCTCGCCATCCGGGTCGACCTGAACGTCGCGAACGCGCCGACGGCAGCAGCGCAGGCGCCCACCACCAGGCAGGCGGCGATGACGTCGCTCGGCCGGTGCCACCGTGCGGAGAGCGTGCCTACGCCGGTCAGCGCCGCGTACGCCACCGCGAGCAGGGCGAACCCGCCGCGCATCCGCGCCGGCACCACCAGCACGACCGCGACGGCCACCGAGAGCGCGACCGTCGCGTGCCCGCTCGGCAGCGTGTTGAACAACCCCCCGGTCACCCCGCCTGGCAGCGCCGACGGCAGGTCCGGGCGGTCGAAGACCAGCTGCTTCAGGACCTGGGTGG
The Streptosporangiales bacterium DNA segment above includes these coding regions:
- a CDS encoding PQQ-binding-like beta-propeller repeat protein, with protein sequence MTDTPVAMPLPVRRSVAMVLLGAGVVAAFTGAVVLAYASLSPAVLGTRDEAPVPGGWVTPLWVIVAVFGCLLAGAQHRIVPWGARVGVGSALVAVSGLSMLFAQRTIPTPVIGLGVGPKLPLTIAGCVVGVLAGLLYLVGLMLVRDVDGPLVALPTAVTAVAVVLVLVATTLVGVQVADEWTDQANTAQSVAAEPLGPQRPTTFRGGARWQQDIGQWTASAGGLVGQLGPGIVAVDPSTGKPRWRYSRWGMSFFGRPVASPDGRLVAVAATNESSVRRFAAGGASNSQIFVFDSRRGELLTRFAAAGDTPLAVRDDMVVTGQPTGRFLAEVTGYRFDGARAWRYRGHQGCALTGLVAAGDGVVVSCGRVSGQVASPGWGWVGALVRLDLETGEPRWRWTDKRHVPADNGLVYHDGTLFVSAPHTAEHSRQLVAALDAKTGRVRWQHYRYMVGEHPPGGTYSYTAEYSRAGGFVVAGTAPVKGGGEEVRLTSFAASDGTEQWRREERFPRALNDHQDLPTLDRRGLAESVEPAGRSIVVLGSGEPTPGGYPLLVRVVDAATGRGSDALRLSPKDVPYRLHGSVYAVSGSVSVTAEVAGAETAAVTVGLK
- a CDS encoding phosphatase PAP2 family protein — encoded protein: MAERVRRTTLLTVCAVVQAVAVVVMHHVFVTTATGRYVDTVAITGSTIGFGHIAELVYGVLELVSVASVVIAFVVVVVVALLRRRAALALGVGALLVGANLTTQVLKQLVFDRPDLPSALPGGVTGGLFNTLPSGHATVALSVAVAVVLVVPARMRGGFALLAVAYAALTGVGTLSARWHRPSDVIAACLVVGACAAAVGAFATFRSTRMASPRRSRALPLLGFAAVVLLAIGVLTLLATAQTPPDQMHRLGLFAGYAGGAAAITGTCAAVMAGVLAIAPWVVPEGRAPRRWEPAGDRDAYGGELATAGWRR